The Lichenihabitans psoromatis genome contains a region encoding:
- the dapA gene encoding 4-hydroxy-tetrahydrodipicolinate synthase: MTLLKGSIVDLVTPFAGEGIAECEVAELVEWQISQGTNGIAICTTTGEGPTLTTGEMERLIRICVEVSATRVPIIAATGTYGTESTIALTQMAKAAGAAAALVVTPYYSRPSQEGLYRHFEAVARAVDLPIVLHNVPSRTGVDLLPTTVGRLVQIPSTVGIFDQGTDPLKPFAIEWATNRRLFQRWDSDVRAFAFARAKGQVCISALANLVPAACAMLRQATFDQRHDVAADIIRRLTGLLEALACDGDPAQIKVAMKKVRPGFPTSCRLPIVGGSAEYHDGLGDELKALLIDPFWNPHAPDLRRPHVGRQQQLLASR, encoded by the coding sequence ATGACCTTGCTTAAAGGATCAATCGTAGATCTGGTCACCCCCTTCGCGGGTGAGGGTATCGCCGAATGCGAGGTCGCGGAGCTCGTCGAATGGCAAATTTCTCAAGGCACCAACGGGATTGCGATCTGCACTACCACCGGAGAGGGTCCCACCCTTACGACTGGGGAAATGGAGCGGCTGATCCGGATCTGCGTCGAGGTTTCGGCCACGCGTGTTCCGATAATCGCGGCGACGGGGACGTACGGTACGGAAAGCACGATCGCACTGACTCAAATGGCCAAGGCAGCTGGTGCTGCCGCTGCATTGGTTGTAACCCCGTACTATAGCAGGCCGTCGCAAGAAGGCCTCTATCGCCATTTCGAGGCTGTCGCCCGAGCTGTGGATCTTCCGATCGTCCTGCATAATGTTCCGTCCCGCACCGGAGTCGATCTCCTCCCGACGACGGTTGGCCGACTGGTCCAGATCCCATCGACCGTTGGGATCTTTGACCAAGGTACCGATCCGTTGAAGCCATTCGCGATCGAATGGGCAACGAACCGACGTCTCTTCCAGAGATGGGACAGCGACGTGCGAGCGTTCGCGTTCGCGCGAGCCAAAGGGCAGGTGTGCATCTCCGCGCTAGCGAACCTGGTGCCCGCGGCCTGCGCGATGCTTCGACAGGCCACCTTCGACCAGCGCCATGACGTTGCCGCCGACATCATCCGACGCTTGACTGGTCTCTTGGAAGCCCTCGCCTGCGACGGAGACCCTGCGCAGATCAAAGTGGCGATGAAAAAGGTGAGGCCTGGCTTCCCTACTTCCTGCCGCCTTCCGATAGTCGGCGGATCAGCAGAGTATCACGATGGTTTGGGCGATGAATTGAAAGCTCTGCTTATCGATCCGTTCTGGAACCCTCACGCCCCCGACCTCAGACGTCCGCACGTCGGACGTCAACAACAGTTGCTGGCTTCCAGATGA
- the kdpF gene encoding K(+)-transporting ATPase subunit F → MSGCEVAMLEPLAGLAVAAALGLYLLYTLIHPERF, encoded by the coding sequence TTGAGCGGATGTGAGGTTGCCATGCTGGAACCTCTCGCCGGCCTGGCCGTGGCCGCCGCGCTCGGCCTCTACCTCCTCTACACGCTGATCCACCCCGAACGATTCTGA
- the kdpA gene encoding potassium-transporting ATPase subunit KdpA: protein MTVLGWLQILLVLVAVVAAAVPLGRYIAKVMAGERTFMTPVLAPIEGVFYALAGVDKKREQTWRGYTLAMLAFSAAGLLSLYALQRLQGYLPLNPQGFDGVDPALAFNSAVSFVTNTNWQNYGGETTMSHLTQMAGLTVHNFVSAATGLAMAFALIRAFTRSEAKTIGNFWVDLTRGVLYLLLPLSIVLALVMVAGGIPQTLLGSVDATTLEGAKQVLSIGPVASQEAIKELGTNGGGFFNANSSHPFEGPSAWIIMVEAFSLLLIPVASVIAFGRLVGNWKEGRSLLVTMGIVLVLGIAVLYGAETFGNPILTALGVDGSAGNLEGKELRFGQALTALFSAGTTGTSTGSVVAMHDSLTPLGGLVPLFNMLMGCITPGGVGAGLYGILVLAIITVFVAGLMVGRTPEYLGKKIETREMKLAMLAILIYPLLVLGFTGMSVMLKTGLDSLNNAGPHGLSEILYAFASQTANNGSAFAGLTGNTLWYNTTGGLAMFLGRFAYVVPVLALAGSLAAKRKAPASVGTFPTDGPLFVGLLLGVIAILYLLQYFPALALGPIVEHFAMLSGHAY, encoded by the coding sequence ATGACCGTATTGGGTTGGCTGCAGATTTTACTCGTGCTCGTCGCGGTGGTGGCCGCCGCCGTGCCGCTCGGCCGCTACATCGCCAAGGTGATGGCGGGCGAGCGGACGTTCATGACCCCTGTGCTGGCGCCGATCGAGGGCGTGTTCTACGCTCTTGCGGGCGTGGACAAGAAGCGAGAGCAGACTTGGCGCGGCTACACGCTCGCGATGCTGGCCTTCAGCGCCGCCGGTCTGCTCAGCCTCTACGCGCTGCAGCGCCTGCAGGGCTATCTGCCGCTGAACCCGCAGGGGTTCGACGGCGTCGATCCCGCACTCGCTTTCAATTCCGCGGTCAGCTTCGTCACCAACACCAACTGGCAGAACTACGGTGGCGAGACCACCATGAGCCATCTCACCCAGATGGCCGGACTGACGGTGCATAACTTCGTGTCGGCCGCGACCGGACTCGCCATGGCGTTCGCGCTGATCCGGGCGTTCACGCGCTCCGAGGCGAAGACGATCGGCAATTTCTGGGTCGATCTCACGCGCGGGGTCCTCTACCTGCTGCTGCCGCTGTCGATCGTGCTCGCGCTGGTGATGGTGGCTGGCGGCATCCCCCAGACCTTGCTCGGATCTGTAGACGCCACGACGCTCGAAGGCGCCAAGCAGGTGCTGTCGATCGGACCGGTGGCGAGCCAGGAAGCCATCAAGGAGCTCGGGACCAACGGCGGCGGGTTCTTCAACGCCAATTCGTCTCATCCGTTCGAGGGCCCGAGCGCCTGGATCATCATGGTCGAGGCGTTCAGCCTGCTGCTGATCCCGGTGGCGTCGGTGATCGCCTTCGGACGCCTCGTCGGCAACTGGAAGGAAGGGCGCTCGCTGCTCGTCACCATGGGGATCGTGCTGGTCCTCGGCATCGCGGTTCTCTACGGCGCCGAGACCTTCGGCAATCCGATCCTGACCGCGCTCGGCGTCGACGGCTCGGCTGGCAACCTCGAAGGCAAGGAGCTGCGCTTCGGTCAGGCGCTCACGGCCCTGTTCAGCGCTGGCACGACGGGCACAAGCACGGGCTCGGTCGTCGCCATGCACGACAGCCTCACCCCGCTTGGGGGCCTCGTGCCGCTGTTCAACATGCTGATGGGCTGCATCACGCCCGGCGGTGTCGGGGCCGGTCTCTACGGCATCCTGGTGCTCGCCATCATCACGGTGTTCGTGGCGGGGCTCATGGTGGGGCGGACGCCCGAATATCTCGGTAAGAAGATCGAGACGCGCGAGATGAAGCTCGCGATGCTGGCGATCCTGATCTACCCGCTGCTGGTGCTGGGCTTCACGGGCATGTCGGTGATGCTGAAGACGGGGCTCGATAGCCTGAACAACGCCGGTCCGCACGGCCTCAGCGAAATCCTCTACGCGTTCGCCTCGCAGACCGCCAATAATGGCTCGGCTTTTGCGGGGCTGACCGGCAACACGCTCTGGTACAATACGACAGGGGGGCTGGCGATGTTCCTCGGCCGCTTTGCCTATGTGGTGCCGGTGCTGGCGCTGGCGGGCTCGCTCGCGGCCAAGCGCAAGGCGCCCGCCTCGGTCGGCACCTTCCCGACCGATGGCCCGCTGTTCGTCGGCCTGCTGCTCGGCGTGATCGCGATCCTCTACCTCCTGCAGTATTTCCCCGCCCTCGCGCTTGGTCCGATCGTCGAGCATTTCGCCATGCTCTCCGGCCACGCCTACTGA
- the kdpB gene encoding potassium-transporting ATPase subunit KdpB, translated as MASRSATSLFDPAIARRATIEAFRKLNPKTLAKNPVIFVTEVVSLGVTLLFVRDLVTGTGEALFSGQIAAWLWFTVLFANFAEAVAEGRGKAQADAMRRTRSDTKAKRVVDHKHLDGAFEEVNALDLKVGDIVLVEPGDLIPSDGEVVAGIASVNESAITGESAPVIRESGGDRSAVTGGTMVLSDGIKVRVTAAAGSTFLDRMIALVEGAERQKTPNELALSILLSGLTIIFLIVCVSLWPIAYYSGATLSVTVLVALLVCLIPTTIGGLLSAIGIAGMDRLIRFNVVATSGRAVEAAGDVDTLLLDKTGTITFGNRMPSEFIAVGGVPEQTLAEAVLLSSLADETPEGRSIVALCKSRYGLTETDLSQAGATIVPFTAQTRMSGIDLDGRSLRKGAVDSVLASVGLAEGGGPADFRAAVDKIARTGGTPLAVAENKRLLGVVHLKDTVKPDIKERFAALRAMGIKTVMVTGDNPVTAAAIASEAGVDDFLAKATPEDKLAYIRKEQQGGRLIAMCGDGTNDAPALAQADVGVAMQTGTQAAREAGNMVDLDSDPTKLIEVVGIGKQLLMTRGSLTTFSIANDVAKYFAIIPALFLATYPELGALNVMGLHSPRSAILSAVIFNALIIIALIPLALKGVPYKPIGAAALLRRNLLLYGLGGIVVPFVGIKIIDLCLSSLHLA; from the coding sequence ATGGCATCCCGTTCCGCCACCAGCCTGTTCGACCCGGCCATCGCGCGCCGGGCCACGATCGAGGCTTTCCGCAAGCTCAACCCCAAGACGCTCGCCAAAAACCCCGTGATCTTCGTCACGGAGGTCGTGTCGCTCGGCGTCACCCTGCTGTTTGTCCGCGATCTCGTGACGGGGACCGGGGAGGCCCTGTTCTCCGGCCAGATCGCGGCCTGGCTCTGGTTCACGGTGCTGTTCGCCAACTTCGCCGAAGCCGTGGCGGAGGGGCGCGGCAAGGCACAGGCCGATGCCATGCGTCGCACCCGCAGCGACACCAAGGCCAAGCGGGTGGTCGACCACAAGCACCTCGACGGCGCGTTCGAAGAGGTGAACGCGCTCGATCTCAAGGTGGGCGACATCGTGCTGGTCGAGCCCGGCGATCTTATCCCTTCGGACGGCGAGGTGGTGGCCGGCATCGCGTCGGTCAACGAATCCGCTATCACGGGCGAGTCCGCGCCGGTGATCCGTGAGTCCGGCGGCGACCGCTCGGCCGTCACAGGCGGCACCATGGTGCTGTCGGACGGCATCAAGGTGCGCGTGACGGCCGCGGCCGGCTCGACCTTCCTCGACCGCATGATCGCGCTGGTGGAAGGCGCCGAACGGCAGAAGACCCCCAACGAGCTCGCGCTCTCGATCCTGCTGTCGGGGCTGACGATCATCTTCCTCATCGTCTGCGTCAGCCTGTGGCCCATCGCGTATTATTCCGGCGCCACGCTGTCGGTCACGGTGCTGGTGGCGCTGCTAGTGTGCCTCATCCCCACCACCATCGGCGGCCTTCTGTCCGCCATCGGCATCGCCGGCATGGATCGGCTGATCCGCTTCAACGTGGTGGCGACCTCCGGCCGTGCGGTCGAAGCGGCGGGCGACGTCGATACCCTGCTGCTCGACAAGACCGGCACGATCACGTTCGGCAACCGCATGCCGAGCGAGTTCATCGCCGTGGGCGGCGTGCCCGAGCAGACGCTCGCCGAAGCCGTGCTGCTGTCGAGCCTCGCGGACGAGACCCCGGAAGGCCGCTCCATCGTGGCGCTGTGCAAGTCTCGCTACGGCCTGACCGAGACGGACCTGTCCCAGGCGGGCGCCACCATCGTGCCCTTCACGGCGCAGACCCGCATGTCCGGCATCGATCTCGACGGGCGCTCGCTGCGCAAGGGCGCGGTCGACTCGGTGCTGGCCAGCGTGGGCTTGGCAGAGGGCGGCGGCCCGGCCGACTTCCGCGCCGCCGTCGACAAGATCGCCCGCACGGGCGGCACCCCGCTCGCCGTGGCCGAGAACAAACGCCTGCTCGGCGTCGTGCATCTCAAAGACACGGTGAAGCCCGACATCAAGGAGCGTTTCGCGGCCCTGCGTGCCATGGGCATCAAGACCGTCATGGTCACCGGCGACAATCCGGTGACGGCGGCCGCCATCGCGTCCGAGGCGGGGGTCGACGACTTTCTGGCAAAGGCGACCCCGGAGGATAAGCTCGCCTACATCCGCAAGGAGCAGCAGGGTGGCCGGCTGATCGCCATGTGCGGCGACGGCACCAACGACGCTCCAGCCCTGGCCCAGGCCGATGTCGGCGTCGCCATGCAGACCGGCACCCAGGCAGCCCGCGAAGCCGGCAACATGGTCGATCTCGACAGCGACCCCACCAAGCTCATCGAGGTGGTGGGTATCGGCAAGCAGTTGCTGATGACGCGCGGCTCGCTGACCACCTTCTCGATCGCCAACGACGTCGCGAAATATTTCGCGATCATCCCCGCCCTGTTCCTCGCCACCTACCCCGAGCTCGGCGCCCTTAACGTGATGGGGCTGCATTCGCCGCGCTCGGCCATCCTGTCGGCCGTGATCTTCAACGCGCTGATCATCATCGCGCTGATCCCGCTTGCGCTGAAAGGCGTGCCTTACAAGCCGATCGGGGCCGCGGCGCTGCTGCGGCGTAACCTGCTGCTCTACGGGCTCGGCGGCATCGTGGTGCCGTTCGTCGGCATCAAGATCATCGACCTCTGCCTCTCCTCCCTCCATCTGGCGTGA
- the kdpC gene encoding potassium-transporting ATPase subunit KdpC, which translates to MLSHLRPALVMIVLFTALTGLAYPLAITGIAQAVLKGPADGSLITRNGVVVGSALVGQNFATDRYFQGRPSATSAPDPKDATKTIDAPYNAANSSGSNLGPTSQKLIDRVKASVTALGGSPSRYVPADAVTTSASGLDPDISPAFAAMQVERVAGARKLDAAKVQALVVANTVGSSLFDTNRVRVLQLNVALEDLDPTPAPAASSTTKPADKADVGAGTGRAMSEPAR; encoded by the coding sequence ATGCTCTCGCACCTCCGCCCCGCGCTCGTCATGATCGTCCTGTTCACCGCCCTCACGGGCCTCGCCTATCCGCTCGCCATCACGGGGATCGCGCAAGCGGTTCTCAAAGGGCCGGCGGATGGCTCGCTCATCACCCGCAACGGCGTCGTGGTCGGCTCCGCGCTGGTCGGGCAGAATTTCGCCACCGACCGCTACTTCCAGGGACGCCCCTCGGCCACCAGCGCCCCGGATCCGAAGGACGCCACCAAGACGATCGACGCGCCCTACAACGCCGCGAACTCGAGCGGCTCGAATCTCGGGCCGACCTCGCAGAAGCTGATCGACCGAGTGAAAGCGTCCGTGACGGCGCTCGGGGGCAGTCCGTCCCGGTATGTCCCGGCAGACGCCGTCACCACCTCGGCATCGGGTCTCGACCCGGACATCTCGCCGGCCTTCGCGGCGATGCAGGTCGAGCGTGTCGCCGGAGCCCGGAAGCTGGACGCTGCCAAGGTCCAAGCGCTGGTCGTAGCCAACACCGTCGGCTCTTCCCTCTTCGACACCAATCGGGTCCGCGTGCTCCAGCTGAACGTCGCCCTCGAAGACCTCGATCCGACGCCCGCTCCGGCCGCGTCCTCGACCACCAAGCCGGCGGACAAGGCCGACGTCGGAGCGGGCACCGGCCGCGCAATGAGCGAGCCGGCCCGATGA
- a CDS encoding sensor histidine kinase, with amino-acid sequence MRVLTLPNDARPNPNSLLAAAGQEGRGRLKVFLGAAPGVGKTFAMLSGARRLGQAHLDVVVGVAETHGRVETEALLAGLEILPRRNVAYKGTQLSEFDLDGALARRPALLIVDELAHTNADDCRHPKRYLDVEELLNAGIDVWTAVNIQHLESLSDVVSRITGIVVRETVPDTVIDRADEVVVVDVTPAELITRLSEGRIYLPLNAARAANAFFKPGNLTALRELALRRTADRVDDQMVDHLRQNAIEGAWPTAERILVCVGSDPSSERVVRSASRLANGLNAAWIAVTLEKSGHEITDAVALRRVDEAMRLAERLGAETARLAGPDLPEEILRYARRENITQIVIGRSSPTVWARVRGRSLSGMLVRRASDIAIHIVVGERIAKPARRWSWPDRNTLAVGLSAAVGSVAAAVGVGMLATHYLALPNLSMIFLAAVLGCAVTLGQWPAIAAAILSFLAYNFFFIQPLFTFSVATPYEFFALMIFLLVGVVTGGLAGRVRDQSDAARARVRTIQALYDVSRKLSATVSIEDVLWVLVRQTAAAIRGQVVMLLREREGLEAGELTITAAFPPEDSLQPSEWAAARWAFSRTEVAGWRTGTLPNAHFQFHPIRTSSGTVGTIGISPSDRSKALSAEEERAFAALIDQGALAIERAMLVVEARNGEARAERERLQSTLLSSISHDLRTPLSAILGSATSLRDYGSRMEQADRDDLVLTIEEEARRLTRFVANLLDMTRVESGTLALRRDWIDVSDVIAAAVKRARKSFPSRIVETRTVAGDLAVEGDPVLFEQVLFNLLDNADKYAAPGTPTIIAAKAEGGQVVVTIEDEGRGIPPADLERVFEKFMRLGAGDGRPAGTGLGLAIAKGVIEAMGGTIRAESPRLTGHGTLIRIALPVAEPSAAIPLAVEEEQALAGLALHPRR; translated from the coding sequence ATGAGAGTCCTGACGCTCCCCAACGACGCCCGTCCCAATCCCAACTCCCTCCTGGCCGCAGCGGGACAGGAGGGACGGGGTCGCCTCAAGGTGTTCCTCGGCGCGGCGCCCGGGGTCGGCAAGACCTTCGCGATGTTGTCCGGTGCACGGCGCCTCGGCCAGGCCCATCTCGACGTCGTAGTGGGCGTCGCAGAGACCCATGGTCGGGTCGAGACCGAGGCCCTCCTGGCAGGCCTGGAGATTCTCCCCCGCCGGAACGTCGCCTACAAAGGGACGCAGCTCAGCGAGTTCGATCTCGACGGTGCGCTGGCGCGACGGCCGGCTCTGCTGATCGTCGATGAACTTGCCCATACGAACGCCGACGACTGTCGCCATCCCAAGCGCTACCTCGACGTCGAGGAACTCCTGAACGCTGGGATCGACGTCTGGACCGCCGTCAATATCCAGCACCTCGAAAGTCTGTCGGACGTCGTGTCACGGATCACAGGTATCGTCGTGCGCGAGACCGTGCCGGATACGGTGATCGATCGGGCCGATGAAGTCGTGGTCGTCGACGTCACGCCCGCCGAACTCATCACGCGCCTGAGCGAGGGGCGCATCTACCTGCCCCTGAACGCGGCGCGGGCCGCCAATGCCTTCTTTAAGCCCGGCAACCTGACGGCATTGCGCGAGCTGGCCCTGCGCCGCACAGCCGACCGGGTCGACGACCAGATGGTCGATCATCTCCGGCAGAACGCCATCGAAGGTGCCTGGCCCACCGCCGAGCGAATTCTGGTCTGCGTGGGGTCGGATCCCTCGTCGGAGCGCGTAGTCCGGTCCGCCAGCCGCCTGGCCAATGGCCTTAATGCGGCCTGGATCGCCGTCACTCTGGAGAAGTCCGGCCACGAAATCACTGACGCGGTGGCGCTCCGCCGGGTCGACGAGGCCATGCGGCTTGCTGAACGACTTGGGGCGGAGACAGCCCGCTTGGCGGGGCCCGATCTGCCAGAGGAAATCCTCCGTTACGCCCGCCGCGAGAACATCACCCAGATCGTCATCGGGCGATCGAGCCCGACGGTGTGGGCACGGGTCCGGGGCCGGTCTCTGTCCGGCATGCTAGTGCGGCGCGCCTCCGATATCGCCATCCATATCGTTGTGGGCGAACGCATCGCCAAGCCGGCGAGACGGTGGTCATGGCCGGACCGCAACACGCTCGCGGTCGGCCTGTCGGCGGCCGTTGGGTCGGTCGCGGCAGCCGTGGGGGTCGGCATGCTGGCGACCCACTACCTTGCACTGCCGAACCTCTCGATGATCTTCCTGGCCGCCGTGCTCGGCTGCGCCGTCACGCTCGGCCAGTGGCCCGCCATCGCGGCCGCGATCTTGTCGTTCCTCGCCTACAACTTCTTCTTCATTCAGCCGCTCTTCACCTTCTCGGTCGCGACCCCCTACGAGTTTTTCGCGCTGATGATCTTCCTGCTGGTCGGGGTCGTCACCGGCGGCCTCGCTGGGCGGGTCCGTGACCAGTCGGATGCTGCCCGGGCGCGCGTCAGGACCATCCAGGCGCTCTATGACGTCTCTCGCAAACTCTCGGCCACGGTGAGCATCGAGGACGTGTTGTGGGTCCTGGTCAGGCAGACCGCAGCCGCCATCCGGGGACAGGTCGTCATGCTGCTGCGGGAGCGCGAGGGACTTGAGGCTGGAGAGTTGACCATCACGGCCGCATTCCCGCCCGAGGACAGCTTGCAGCCGAGCGAATGGGCCGCCGCACGGTGGGCGTTCAGCCGCACGGAGGTCGCCGGCTGGCGCACGGGAACACTGCCCAACGCCCATTTCCAATTCCATCCGATCCGCACCTCATCGGGCACCGTCGGCACGATCGGGATCTCGCCATCCGATCGCAGCAAGGCCCTATCGGCCGAAGAGGAGCGCGCCTTCGCGGCCCTCATCGACCAGGGTGCACTCGCGATCGAAAGGGCCATGCTGGTCGTCGAGGCCAGGAATGGCGAGGCGCGCGCCGAGCGGGAACGCTTGCAGTCGACCCTGCTCTCTTCGATCAGCCATGACCTCCGAACGCCACTCTCCGCGATCCTTGGATCGGCGACGAGCCTGCGCGACTACGGCAGCCGCATGGAACAGGCCGACCGGGACGACCTCGTGCTGACCATTGAGGAGGAGGCCCGTCGCCTGACGCGTTTCGTCGCCAACCTGCTCGACATGACGCGCGTCGAATCCGGCACCCTGGCGCTGCGCCGGGACTGGATCGACGTGTCCGATGTCATCGCCGCCGCAGTGAAGCGCGCCAGGAAATCGTTTCCGTCTCGCATCGTGGAGACGCGAACGGTGGCAGGCGATCTGGCCGTCGAGGGGGATCCGGTGTTGTTCGAGCAGGTGCTCTTCAACCTCCTCGACAATGCCGACAAGTACGCCGCGCCCGGTACGCCGACCATCATCGCAGCGAAAGCCGAGGGCGGGCAGGTCGTGGTCACGATCGAGGACGAGGGGCGCGGCATTCCACCGGCCGATCTCGAGCGTGTGTTCGAAAAGTTCATGCGCCTCGGCGCCGGCGACGGGCGGCCGGCTGGGACGGGCCTGGGACTCGCGATTGCCAAGGGCGTCATCGAGGCTATGGGCGGCACCATTCGGGCCGAGAGCCCGCGGCTGACAGGCCACGGCACGCTCATTCGGATCGCACTCCCTGTCGCTGAACCCAGTGCAGCCATCCCCCTGGCTGTCGAAGAGGAACAAGCCCTTGCCGGCCTCGCGCTACATCCTCGTCGTTGA
- a CDS encoding response regulator: MPASRYILVVDDEPQIHRFLRPTLVAAGFTVESALTGVQALQKFSATPPELVILDLGLTDMDGSAVLATIRETSKVPVIILSARDNEMEKAALLDAGADDYVSKPFGVSELIARINTALRHAVAAAGTTAVFEAGDLIVDTLAHRVTLRGEPVRLTPREYDLLHLLARHAGRLLTHQHILREVWGPNHAEHAQYLRVFISRLRQKIEVDATQPRLLLTEAGVGYRLAAPISLAAQF, translated from the coding sequence TTGCCGGCCTCGCGCTACATCCTCGTCGTTGACGATGAGCCGCAGATCCATCGCTTCCTCCGCCCGACGCTCGTCGCCGCCGGCTTCACGGTCGAGTCGGCTCTGACCGGCGTGCAGGCCTTGCAGAAGTTCAGCGCCACGCCGCCCGAGCTGGTGATCCTTGATCTTGGACTGACCGACATGGACGGATCAGCGGTCCTGGCCACCATCCGGGAGACCTCGAAGGTGCCCGTGATCATCCTCTCGGCCCGCGACAACGAGATGGAGAAGGCGGCGCTGCTGGACGCGGGCGCGGACGACTACGTCAGCAAGCCCTTTGGCGTCAGCGAACTCATTGCGCGCATCAACACAGCGCTGCGGCACGCGGTGGCCGCAGCAGGCACGACGGCCGTCTTCGAGGCCGGCGATCTGATCGTCGATACGCTTGCCCACCGCGTCACGCTTCGGGGCGAGCCGGTCCGTCTCACGCCGCGGGAATACGACCTACTGCATCTCCTGGCCCGCCATGCCGGGCGACTGCTGACCCACCAGCACATCCTCAGAGAGGTCTGGGGGCCGAACCACGCCGAGCATGCCCAGTACCTCCGGGTGTTCATCAGCCGTCTCCGCCAGAAGATCGAGGTCGATGCGACCCAGCCGCGCCTGCTGCTGACCGAGGCCGGCGTCGGCTACCGCCTCGCTGCCCCCATCAGCCTTGCTGCACAGTTCTAA
- a CDS encoding SPFH domain-containing protein translates to MAGVRRLGTVVTQEPVGPGLHFKVPFIDTVDTIQTSLDTFQLNNLTVYTVDNQAVNVGVGLSYKIPAAAVLKLLYSVGRSGNVDISENIRPVLADRVLRVFSTQNTVSISANREQIAGEIRKGVSQALDGIFGIQLVDLQLSSIAYSPSFQASVEAAVQAKNDAIRAENTVVKVRYEGEQLKVQADAQAAVRIAQANGEAQATIAQARSQREASILKAEGEAQAATLVGEAQARIIQQVGTAVNSNAVVVSYETAHRWNGQMPSTVLGNSTSPLAMLNLPSTPK, encoded by the coding sequence ATGGCCGGCGTGCGTCGCCTTGGCACCGTCGTAACGCAAGAACCTGTGGGGCCCGGACTGCATTTCAAAGTTCCATTCATCGATACCGTCGACACGATCCAGACGAGCCTCGACACGTTTCAACTTAACAACTTGACCGTTTATACGGTGGATAATCAGGCCGTGAACGTCGGCGTCGGGCTGTCTTACAAGATCCCCGCGGCCGCCGTGCTGAAGCTCCTCTACAGCGTTGGCCGAAGCGGCAATGTTGATATCTCGGAGAACATCCGTCCGGTCCTCGCCGACCGTGTTCTTCGCGTCTTCTCTACCCAGAACACGGTCAGCATTTCGGCCAACCGCGAGCAGATCGCGGGCGAGATTCGCAAGGGTGTCAGTCAAGCCCTCGACGGTATTTTCGGCATCCAGCTCGTCGACCTCCAGCTGAGCAGCATCGCCTATAGCCCGAGTTTCCAGGCCTCCGTCGAGGCGGCGGTACAAGCCAAGAACGATGCCATCCGTGCCGAGAACACCGTCGTCAAGGTCCGCTACGAGGGCGAACAGTTGAAGGTACAAGCCGACGCGCAAGCAGCCGTCCGCATCGCCCAGGCGAACGGCGAAGCTCAGGCGACGATCGCGCAGGCCAGATCCCAGCGCGAAGCCTCGATCCTCAAGGCCGAGGGCGAGGCGCAAGCCGCTACATTGGTCGGCGAGGCCCAAGCGCGAATTATTCAGCAGGTTGGAACGGCCGTGAACAGCAACGCGGTCGTGGTGTCATACGAGACGGCGCATCGCTGGAATGGACAAATGCCCTCTACGGTCCTTGGAAACTCTACAAGCCCCCTTGCTATGCTGAACCTGCCCTCAACGCCGAAATGA
- a CDS encoding PTS sugar transporter subunit IIA, whose translation MEIKDFLTPDAVFELRETDKGRVLKELACRASALVGMDFIAIETALVQREHLGSTGLGNGIALPHARIANLTKPFGLFALLKTAVQFDAIDERPVDLIFLLLLPELHPEGQLKAMACVARRLRDPVLAGRLRASRGSVPLYALLTANDAGGR comes from the coding sequence ATGGAAATAAAAGACTTTCTCACCCCCGACGCCGTGTTCGAATTACGGGAGACCGACAAGGGACGTGTCCTCAAGGAGCTGGCGTGTCGGGCGTCGGCCCTCGTCGGGATGGACTTTATCGCGATCGAGACGGCGCTCGTTCAGCGGGAGCATCTGGGTTCGACGGGACTCGGCAACGGTATAGCCCTGCCCCACGCCCGTATCGCAAACCTTACAAAGCCGTTCGGACTCTTCGCCCTGCTCAAGACGGCGGTCCAGTTCGATGCCATCGACGAGCGGCCAGTCGATCTTATCTTCCTCCTTCTCCTTCCGGAGCTGCACCCGGAGGGTCAGCTCAAGGCCATGGCCTGTGTCGCCAGGCGCCTGCGCGATCCCGTCCTGGCAGGCAGGCTCCGCGCCTCAAGGGGGAGCGTTCCGCTTTACGCGCTTCTGACCGCGAATGACGCCGGCGGCCGGTGA